A region of uncultured Carboxylicivirga sp. DNA encodes the following proteins:
- a CDS encoding S9 family peptidase produces MKSPFKKLTILIVVLAMGMFSAFSQSVLSPADLLSLKSIHTNQLTPDGSKLMYSIYAPRSANDKPGGAISTYMILNLNTNESKLLFDDDLKASSPQWNKDGSLLAVIKSINGTRQVFIISDDGNEYQITNAPTGVDSYEWSPQNNAIAYIASVGKTDKQKELEKRGYDFIFYEEDIINNQLWIQHFDSELKSTDLKPITSDGNVWDFTFDKQGKQIAFSCSNLNLIDQKYMFRKVKIYNLESNEVTHQLSNEGKLGNYSFSPDGTKLVYTGALNINDHSVSQAYIFDLNTQKTENITPEKYKGHITWADWKNNKELFYMGEEGVYNKLYTYSVSKQKRNLLLDSEENGIIFSSPLYSNDSKTFVFSASTPANASDIYTWDGKKELKQVTKINPVLSERTLGKQEVIKFNARDGLEIEGLLIKPLGYNENETYPLIMFVHGGPESHHTNGWLSRYATPGQVMAGKGYLVAYINYRASTGYGVDFGMHGFEDPAGTEFDDLADAIDYLVKEKGADRDRVGMAGGSYGGYASAWFATYYTDYVKAVGMFVGISDIISKRGTTDIPYEELYVHSGKPLEEMWDISLKRSPIYYAHQSKTATLIYGGADDPRVHPTQSYELYRRMKMNHHPAVRLVQYPGEGHGNRKQVGQIDVLYRQIAWMDWYVRDLKPLDGPMPTIDISDQYGLDW; encoded by the coding sequence ATGAAGTCACCATTCAAAAAGTTAACTATACTCATTGTAGTTTTAGCAATGGGTATGTTTTCAGCTTTCAGCCAGTCTGTATTAAGTCCGGCTGATTTATTAAGTCTTAAATCAATACATACCAACCAATTAACCCCTGATGGTTCAAAGCTGATGTATAGCATATACGCTCCCCGTTCAGCCAATGATAAACCGGGTGGAGCAATATCAACTTATATGATTTTGAACCTTAATACCAACGAGTCAAAACTGTTGTTTGATGATGACCTAAAAGCATCATCTCCGCAGTGGAATAAAGATGGATCTTTGCTGGCTGTTATTAAGAGTATAAATGGAACCAGACAAGTATTTATTATTTCTGATGATGGAAATGAATACCAAATTACAAATGCCCCTACAGGCGTAGACAGCTATGAATGGAGTCCGCAAAACAATGCTATCGCGTATATTGCTTCTGTTGGAAAAACAGATAAACAGAAAGAATTGGAAAAACGTGGATACGATTTTATTTTTTACGAAGAAGATATAATCAATAACCAATTATGGATTCAACATTTTGATAGTGAATTAAAATCGACGGATCTCAAACCTATAACAAGCGATGGAAATGTATGGGATTTTACCTTTGATAAACAAGGAAAACAAATTGCATTCAGTTGCAGCAATCTCAATCTGATCGATCAGAAATATATGTTCAGAAAAGTCAAAATATATAACCTTGAATCCAATGAGGTAACTCATCAATTAAGCAACGAAGGAAAATTAGGTAATTACTCTTTTAGTCCGGATGGAACAAAACTTGTTTATACCGGGGCTTTAAACATTAATGATCACTCAGTTAGTCAGGCTTATATTTTTGATTTAAATACTCAAAAGACTGAGAACATAACACCTGAAAAATACAAAGGGCATATTACCTGGGCTGACTGGAAGAACAACAAAGAGTTATTTTACATGGGCGAAGAAGGTGTATATAACAAGTTATACACTTATTCAGTCAGTAAACAAAAGAGAAACCTTCTACTCGATTCGGAAGAAAATGGAATTATCTTTAGTTCCCCCCTTTATTCCAATGACTCTAAAACCTTTGTCTTTAGTGCATCTACACCCGCTAATGCATCCGACATTTATACATGGGATGGTAAGAAAGAATTAAAGCAAGTTACCAAAATCAATCCTGTATTAAGCGAGAGGACTTTAGGAAAACAGGAAGTAATAAAATTTAATGCCCGTGATGGTTTGGAAATTGAAGGCTTGTTAATTAAACCATTGGGCTACAATGAAAATGAAACATACCCACTCATTATGTTTGTTCATGGAGGTCCAGAATCACACCATACAAATGGTTGGTTAAGTCGATATGCAACCCCAGGACAGGTCATGGCAGGTAAAGGTTATTTAGTAGCCTATATCAACTACAGAGCCAGCACTGGTTATGGTGTTGATTTTGGTATGCATGGATTTGAAGATCCAGCCGGAACTGAATTTGATGATTTGGCAGATGCTATTGATTACCTTGTAAAAGAAAAAGGTGCCGACCGTGATCGAGTTGGAATGGCTGGTGGATCATACGGTGGATATGCCTCTGCCTGGTTTGCCACCTACTACACTGACTATGTAAAAGCAGTTGGTATGTTTGTGGGCATTAGCGATATAATAAGTAAACGCGGAACTACAGATATTCCTTACGAAGAATTATACGTACACAGTGGAAAACCATTGGAAGAAATGTGGGATATTAGTTTAAAACGAAGCCCTATATATTATGCACATCAGAGTAAGACTGCCACACTCATTTATGGTGGTGCAGATGATCCAAGGGTACATCCTACTCAAAGCTACGAGTTATACAGAAGAATGAAGATGAATCACCATCCGGCTGTACGACTGGTTCAATATCCGGGCGAGGGACATGGTAACCGCAAACAAGTGGGCCAGATTGATGTTTTATATCGTCAGATTGCCTGGATGGATTGGTATGTAAGAGATTTAAAACCATTGGATGGACCAATGCCTACTATAGATATCAGCGATCAGTATGGATTGGATTGGTAG
- a CDS encoding DMT family transporter, with protein MPWDKKWFQFSVLLVLAFVWGSSFILMKIGLKSFDSDQAASIRIGSAFLVLLPYSIKSFRVLKKRDLKSLLIAGFLGSLIPAFLFTKAQTRIDSALAGMLNSLTPVFTFIVGLILYKSSFRNAQFLGILMGLLGAAGLISMGGGLDLGQVNSYALFIVLATICYGVNINEIKARLTHLNGVQITSLSFFFIGPVAIFYFLTTKITNAVQHEGWYIHLGALILLGIVGTALAMLVMNTLIRYASAVFASSVTYIIPVFAILWGLIDGESISLMQIVFMAVILAGVYLINRMKGK; from the coding sequence ATGCCTTGGGATAAAAAATGGTTTCAGTTTTCAGTTCTGTTAGTGTTGGCCTTTGTTTGGGGAAGCTCCTTTATACTCATGAAAATTGGGTTAAAAAGCTTTGACAGTGATCAGGCGGCTTCCATTCGTATTGGTTCTGCTTTTCTGGTGTTGTTACCTTATTCAATCAAAAGTTTCAGGGTTTTAAAGAAGAGAGATCTGAAGAGTTTATTAATAGCTGGCTTTTTGGGAAGCCTGATACCTGCATTTTTATTTACCAAGGCACAGACTCGCATTGACAGTGCTTTAGCAGGTATGTTAAATTCGCTTACTCCGGTCTTTACTTTTATCGTTGGTTTGATTTTGTATAAAAGTTCTTTTAGAAATGCACAGTTTTTAGGAATTCTTATGGGATTATTAGGTGCAGCCGGTTTAATCTCAATGGGTGGAGGACTCGATTTAGGACAAGTAAATAGCTATGCCTTATTTATCGTTTTGGCAACCATTTGCTATGGTGTTAATATTAATGAGATTAAAGCCAGACTAACGCATTTAAATGGAGTTCAGATTACTTCTCTATCCTTTTTCTTTATTGGTCCCGTGGCTATTTTCTATTTCTTGACAACCAAAATAACTAATGCTGTTCAGCATGAAGGATGGTATATACATTTAGGCGCTTTAATATTATTGGGTATTGTGGGAACTGCCCTGGCCATGCTAGTGATGAATACTTTAATTCGCTACGCATCAGCTGTTTTTGCTTCATCTGTAACTTATATCATACCCGTGTTTGCAATTCTTTGGGGATTGATTGATGGAGAATCTATTTCGTTGATGCAGATCGTCTTTATGGCTGTTATTCTAGCAGGAGTTTACCTGATTAATAGAATGAAAGGCAAATAA